The following coding sequences are from one Campylobacter sp. RM16187 window:
- a CDS encoding M48 family metallopeptidase, which translates to MLKSVKIIKKDIKNFSIKVKPSGEVIINAPKDASDEHIGFVLKKREKWIISKQEFFAKFKSREKELVSGEEMKYLGRSYRLKVNESKEEFVRLNRGTLELFVRDKNNFKKKQKLLDEWYKDKALICFFNIINEFNKMVKRDIKNVRIRKMKTRWGSCNAVKSYINLNLELIKKPKKCVEYVIFHELAHLIHPDHSKKFYEYLSVYMSDWQERKRVLENSLD; encoded by the coding sequence ATGCTTAAAAGCGTAAAAATTATTAAAAAGGATATTAAAAACTTTAGCATTAAAGTTAAGCCAAGCGGTGAAGTAATAATAAATGCGCCAAAAGATGCGAGCGATGAGCATATAGGGTTTGTGCTTAAAAAGCGTGAGAAGTGGATAATTAGCAAGCAAGAATTCTTTGCCAAATTTAAAAGTCGTGAAAAAGAGCTTGTAAGCGGCGAAGAGATGAAGTATCTAGGAAGAAGCTATAGGCTAAAAGTAAATGAAAGCAAAGAAGAGTTTGTAAGGCTTAACAGAGGCACTTTAGAGCTTTTTGTGCGAGATAAGAATAACTTTAAAAAGAAGCAAAAACTACTTGATGAGTGGTATAAAGATAAGGCTCTTATCTGTTTTTTTAACATCATAAACGAGTTTAATAAGATGGTAAAAAGAGATATAAAAAATGTAAGAATTCGTAAGATGAAGACTCGCTGGGGTAGCTGCAATGCGGTAAAATCATATATAAACTTAAATCTTGAACTAATCAAAAAACCAAAAAAATGCGTAGAATACGTTATATTTCACGAATTAGCGCATTTGATTCATCCTGATCATAGTAAAAAATTTTATGAATATC